One window of the Opisthocomus hoazin isolate bOpiHoa1 chromosome 12, bOpiHoa1.hap1, whole genome shotgun sequence genome contains the following:
- the CTCF gene encoding transcriptional repressor CTCF isoform X3, translating into MEGEAVEAIVEESETFIKGKERKTYQRRREGGQEDDACHIPQNQADGSEVVQDVNSGVQMVMMEQLDPTLLQMKTEVMEGAVPQETEATVDDTQIITLQVVNMEEQPINLGELQLVQVPVPVTVPVATTSVEELQGAYENEVSKGGLQEGEPMICHTLPLPEGFQVVKVGANGEVETLEQGELQPQEDPNWQKDPDYQPPAKKTKKNKKSKLRYTEEGKDVDVSVYDFEEEQQEGLLSEVNAEKVVGNMKPPKPTKIKKKGVKKTFQCELCSYTCPRRSNLDRHMKSHTDERPHKCHLCGRAFRTVTLLRNHLNTHTGTRPHKCPDCDMAFVTSGELVRHRRYKHTHEKPFKCSMCDYASVEVSKLKRHIRSHTGERPFQCSLCSYASRDTYKLKRHMRTHSGEKPYECYICHARFTQSGTMKMHILQKHTENVAKFHCPHCDTVIARKSDLGVHLRKQHSYIEQGKKCRYCDAVFHERYALIQHQKSHKNEKRFKCDQCDYACRQERHMVMHKRTHTGEKPYACSHCDKTFRQKQLLDMHFKRYHDPNFVPAAFVCSKCGKTFTRRNTMARHADNCSGLDGGGEGENGGETKKGKRGRKRKMRSKKEDSSDSEENAEPDLDDNEDEEETAVEIEAEPEVKEETPAPPPSKKRRGRPPGKAATQPKQSQPAAIIQVEDQNTGEIENIIVEVKKEPDAETAEEEEEEAQPAVVEAPNGDLTPEMILSMMDR; encoded by the exons ATGGAAGGTGAGGCAGTCGAAGCTATTGTGGAGGAATCAGAAACGTTTAttaaagggaaagagagaaaaacctaTCAAAGACGCCGTGAAGGTGGGCAGGAGGACGATGCCTGTCACATACCACAAAACCAAGCAGACGGCAGTGAAGTAGTGCAGGATGTCAACAGTGGTGTGCAGATGGTGATGATGGAACAGCTGGATCCAACTCTGCTTCAAATGAAGACTGAAGTAATGGAAGGTGCAGTGCCTCAAGAAACAGAGGCCACGGTGGATGACACGCAGATCATAACACTTCAGGTTGTTAATATGGAAGAGCAGCCTATAAACCTTGGTGAGCTTCAGCTGGTCCAAGTACCTGTACCAGTGACTGTACCTGTTGCCACCACGTCTGTGGAAGAACTTCAGGGAGCTTATGAAAATGAGGTGTCCAAAGGAGGCCTGCAAGAGGGAGAGCCCATGATCTGTCACACCCTTCCGTTACCAGAAGGCTTCCAGGTAGTGAAAGTGGGTGCAAACGGTGAGGTGGAGACACTGGAACAAGGTGAACTTCAGCCACAGGAAGATCCCAACTGGCAAAAAGATCCAGACTATCAGCCACCagccaaaaaaacaaagaaaaacaaaaagagtaaGCTTCGCTACACTGAGGAAGGCAAAGATGTGGATGTCTCCGTGTATGACTTtgaagaggagcagcaggagggttTGTTGTCTGAGGTCAATGCAGAAAAGGTGGTGGGCAATATGAAGCCACCTAAACcaaccaaaattaaaaagaaag GTGTAAAGAAGACATTCCAGTGCGAACTGTGCAGTTACACTTGTCCACGTCGTTCCAACTTGGACCGCCACATGAAAAGCCACACTGATGAAAGACCACATAAGTGCCATCTCTGTGGCAGGGCTTTCCGGACAGTCACGTTGCTGAGGAACCACCTCAACACTCACACAG GTACTCGCCCTCACAAGTGCCCGGACTGTGACATGGCCTTTGTGACCAGCGGAGAGTTGGTTCGGCATCGCCGCTACAAACATACCCACGAGAAACCATTCAAATGTTCAATGTGTGATTATGCTAGTGTGGAG GTTAGCAAATTGAAACGCCACATTCGTTCTCACACTGGAGAGCGTCCGTTCCAGTGCAGCTTGTGCAGCTATgccagcagggacacctacaAACTGAAGAGGCACATGAGGACCCACTCTG gagagaagccatATGAATGTTACATCTGCCATGCTCGCTTCACTCAGAGTGGTACCATGAAGATGCACATTTTGCAGAAGCACACGGAGAATGTGGCCAAATTTCACTGTCCTCACTGTGATACTGTTATAGCGAGAAAGAGTGACTTGG GTGTCCATTTGCGAAAGCAGCATTCCTACATTGAGCAGGGCAAGAAGTGTCGCTATTGTGACGCTGTGTTTCATGAACGGTATGCCCTCATACAGCATCAAAAGTCTCACAAGAATGAGAAGCGCTTCAAGTGTGACCAGTGCGATTATGCGTGCAGACAG GAGCGGCACATGGTCATGCATAAACGGACCCATACTGGAGAAAAGCCTTATGCCTGTAGCCATTGTGATAAAACCTTCCGTCAGAAACAGCTCCTCGATATGCACTTCAAACGGTATCACGATCCCAACTTTGTCCCTGCTGCCTTTGTCTGTTCCAAGTGCGGCAAGACATTCACTCGCAGG AACACGATGGCCAGACATGCTGATAACTGCTCTGGCCTAGATGGTGGTGGGGAAGGAGAGAATGGAGGAGAGACAAAGAAGGGCAAACGTGGCCGAAAGAGAAAGATGCGGTCTAAGAAAGAAGATTCCTCTGACAGTG AGGAAAATGCTGAACCAGATTTGGATGAtaatgaagatgaggaggagacaGCAGTAGAAATTGAGGCTGAACCAGAAGTCAAGGAAGAGACTCCTGCACCACCTCCCAGTAAGAAACGAAGAGGAAGACCACCAGGCAAAGCTGCCACCCAACCAAAACAATCCCAGC
- the CTCF gene encoding transcriptional repressor CTCF isoform X1, with the protein MKRTNQSRQKCRSVKNINQESEMEGEAVEAIVEESETFIKGKERKTYQRRREGGQEDDACHIPQNQADGSEVVQDVNSGVQMVMMEQLDPTLLQMKTEVMEGAVPQETEATVDDTQIITLQVVNMEEQPINLGELQLVQVPVPVTVPVATTSVEELQGAYENEVSKGGLQEGEPMICHTLPLPEGFQVVKVGANGEVETLEQGELQPQEDPNWQKDPDYQPPAKKTKKNKKSKLRYTEEGKDVDVSVYDFEEEQQEGLLSEVNAEKVVGNMKPPKPTKIKKKGVKKTFQCELCSYTCPRRSNLDRHMKSHTDERPHKCHLCGRAFRTVTLLRNHLNTHTGTRPHKCPDCDMAFVTSGELVRHRRYKHTHEKPFKCSMCDYASVEVSKLKRHIRSHTGERPFQCSLCSYASRDTYKLKRHMRTHSGEKPYECYICHARFTQSGTMKMHILQKHTENVAKFHCPHCDTVIARKSDLGVHLRKQHSYIEQGKKCRYCDAVFHERYALIQHQKSHKNEKRFKCDQCDYACRQERHMVMHKRTHTGEKPYACSHCDKTFRQKQLLDMHFKRYHDPNFVPAAFVCSKCGKTFTRRNTMARHADNCSGLDGGGEGENGGETKKGKRGRKRKMRSKKEDSSDSEENAEPDLDDNEDEEETAVEIEAEPEVKEETPAPPPSKKRRGRPPGKAATQPKQSQPAAIIQVEDQNTGEIENIIVEVKKEPDAETAEEEEEEAQPAVVEAPNGDLTPEMILSMMDR; encoded by the exons ATGAAGAGAACAAATCAGTCCAGGCAGAAGTGCAGAAGCGTCAAGAACATAAAT CAGGAAAGTGAGATGGAAGGTGAGGCAGTCGAAGCTATTGTGGAGGAATCAGAAACGTTTAttaaagggaaagagagaaaaacctaTCAAAGACGCCGTGAAGGTGGGCAGGAGGACGATGCCTGTCACATACCACAAAACCAAGCAGACGGCAGTGAAGTAGTGCAGGATGTCAACAGTGGTGTGCAGATGGTGATGATGGAACAGCTGGATCCAACTCTGCTTCAAATGAAGACTGAAGTAATGGAAGGTGCAGTGCCTCAAGAAACAGAGGCCACGGTGGATGACACGCAGATCATAACACTTCAGGTTGTTAATATGGAAGAGCAGCCTATAAACCTTGGTGAGCTTCAGCTGGTCCAAGTACCTGTACCAGTGACTGTACCTGTTGCCACCACGTCTGTGGAAGAACTTCAGGGAGCTTATGAAAATGAGGTGTCCAAAGGAGGCCTGCAAGAGGGAGAGCCCATGATCTGTCACACCCTTCCGTTACCAGAAGGCTTCCAGGTAGTGAAAGTGGGTGCAAACGGTGAGGTGGAGACACTGGAACAAGGTGAACTTCAGCCACAGGAAGATCCCAACTGGCAAAAAGATCCAGACTATCAGCCACCagccaaaaaaacaaagaaaaacaaaaagagtaaGCTTCGCTACACTGAGGAAGGCAAAGATGTGGATGTCTCCGTGTATGACTTtgaagaggagcagcaggagggttTGTTGTCTGAGGTCAATGCAGAAAAGGTGGTGGGCAATATGAAGCCACCTAAACcaaccaaaattaaaaagaaag GTGTAAAGAAGACATTCCAGTGCGAACTGTGCAGTTACACTTGTCCACGTCGTTCCAACTTGGACCGCCACATGAAAAGCCACACTGATGAAAGACCACATAAGTGCCATCTCTGTGGCAGGGCTTTCCGGACAGTCACGTTGCTGAGGAACCACCTCAACACTCACACAG GTACTCGCCCTCACAAGTGCCCGGACTGTGACATGGCCTTTGTGACCAGCGGAGAGTTGGTTCGGCATCGCCGCTACAAACATACCCACGAGAAACCATTCAAATGTTCAATGTGTGATTATGCTAGTGTGGAG GTTAGCAAATTGAAACGCCACATTCGTTCTCACACTGGAGAGCGTCCGTTCCAGTGCAGCTTGTGCAGCTATgccagcagggacacctacaAACTGAAGAGGCACATGAGGACCCACTCTG gagagaagccatATGAATGTTACATCTGCCATGCTCGCTTCACTCAGAGTGGTACCATGAAGATGCACATTTTGCAGAAGCACACGGAGAATGTGGCCAAATTTCACTGTCCTCACTGTGATACTGTTATAGCGAGAAAGAGTGACTTGG GTGTCCATTTGCGAAAGCAGCATTCCTACATTGAGCAGGGCAAGAAGTGTCGCTATTGTGACGCTGTGTTTCATGAACGGTATGCCCTCATACAGCATCAAAAGTCTCACAAGAATGAGAAGCGCTTCAAGTGTGACCAGTGCGATTATGCGTGCAGACAG GAGCGGCACATGGTCATGCATAAACGGACCCATACTGGAGAAAAGCCTTATGCCTGTAGCCATTGTGATAAAACCTTCCGTCAGAAACAGCTCCTCGATATGCACTTCAAACGGTATCACGATCCCAACTTTGTCCCTGCTGCCTTTGTCTGTTCCAAGTGCGGCAAGACATTCACTCGCAGG AACACGATGGCCAGACATGCTGATAACTGCTCTGGCCTAGATGGTGGTGGGGAAGGAGAGAATGGAGGAGAGACAAAGAAGGGCAAACGTGGCCGAAAGAGAAAGATGCGGTCTAAGAAAGAAGATTCCTCTGACAGTG AGGAAAATGCTGAACCAGATTTGGATGAtaatgaagatgaggaggagacaGCAGTAGAAATTGAGGCTGAACCAGAAGTCAAGGAAGAGACTCCTGCACCACCTCCCAGTAAGAAACGAAGAGGAAGACCACCAGGCAAAGCTGCCACCCAACCAAAACAATCCCAGC
- the CTCF gene encoding transcriptional repressor CTCF isoform X2, whose protein sequence is MKRTNQSRQKCRSVKNINESEMEGEAVEAIVEESETFIKGKERKTYQRRREGGQEDDACHIPQNQADGSEVVQDVNSGVQMVMMEQLDPTLLQMKTEVMEGAVPQETEATVDDTQIITLQVVNMEEQPINLGELQLVQVPVPVTVPVATTSVEELQGAYENEVSKGGLQEGEPMICHTLPLPEGFQVVKVGANGEVETLEQGELQPQEDPNWQKDPDYQPPAKKTKKNKKSKLRYTEEGKDVDVSVYDFEEEQQEGLLSEVNAEKVVGNMKPPKPTKIKKKGVKKTFQCELCSYTCPRRSNLDRHMKSHTDERPHKCHLCGRAFRTVTLLRNHLNTHTGTRPHKCPDCDMAFVTSGELVRHRRYKHTHEKPFKCSMCDYASVEVSKLKRHIRSHTGERPFQCSLCSYASRDTYKLKRHMRTHSGEKPYECYICHARFTQSGTMKMHILQKHTENVAKFHCPHCDTVIARKSDLGVHLRKQHSYIEQGKKCRYCDAVFHERYALIQHQKSHKNEKRFKCDQCDYACRQERHMVMHKRTHTGEKPYACSHCDKTFRQKQLLDMHFKRYHDPNFVPAAFVCSKCGKTFTRRNTMARHADNCSGLDGGGEGENGGETKKGKRGRKRKMRSKKEDSSDSEENAEPDLDDNEDEEETAVEIEAEPEVKEETPAPPPSKKRRGRPPGKAATQPKQSQPAAIIQVEDQNTGEIENIIVEVKKEPDAETAEEEEEEAQPAVVEAPNGDLTPEMILSMMDR, encoded by the exons ATGAAGAGAACAAATCAGTCCAGGCAGAAGTGCAGAAGCGTCAAGAACATAAAT GAAAGTGAGATGGAAGGTGAGGCAGTCGAAGCTATTGTGGAGGAATCAGAAACGTTTAttaaagggaaagagagaaaaacctaTCAAAGACGCCGTGAAGGTGGGCAGGAGGACGATGCCTGTCACATACCACAAAACCAAGCAGACGGCAGTGAAGTAGTGCAGGATGTCAACAGTGGTGTGCAGATGGTGATGATGGAACAGCTGGATCCAACTCTGCTTCAAATGAAGACTGAAGTAATGGAAGGTGCAGTGCCTCAAGAAACAGAGGCCACGGTGGATGACACGCAGATCATAACACTTCAGGTTGTTAATATGGAAGAGCAGCCTATAAACCTTGGTGAGCTTCAGCTGGTCCAAGTACCTGTACCAGTGACTGTACCTGTTGCCACCACGTCTGTGGAAGAACTTCAGGGAGCTTATGAAAATGAGGTGTCCAAAGGAGGCCTGCAAGAGGGAGAGCCCATGATCTGTCACACCCTTCCGTTACCAGAAGGCTTCCAGGTAGTGAAAGTGGGTGCAAACGGTGAGGTGGAGACACTGGAACAAGGTGAACTTCAGCCACAGGAAGATCCCAACTGGCAAAAAGATCCAGACTATCAGCCACCagccaaaaaaacaaagaaaaacaaaaagagtaaGCTTCGCTACACTGAGGAAGGCAAAGATGTGGATGTCTCCGTGTATGACTTtgaagaggagcagcaggagggttTGTTGTCTGAGGTCAATGCAGAAAAGGTGGTGGGCAATATGAAGCCACCTAAACcaaccaaaattaaaaagaaag GTGTAAAGAAGACATTCCAGTGCGAACTGTGCAGTTACACTTGTCCACGTCGTTCCAACTTGGACCGCCACATGAAAAGCCACACTGATGAAAGACCACATAAGTGCCATCTCTGTGGCAGGGCTTTCCGGACAGTCACGTTGCTGAGGAACCACCTCAACACTCACACAG GTACTCGCCCTCACAAGTGCCCGGACTGTGACATGGCCTTTGTGACCAGCGGAGAGTTGGTTCGGCATCGCCGCTACAAACATACCCACGAGAAACCATTCAAATGTTCAATGTGTGATTATGCTAGTGTGGAG GTTAGCAAATTGAAACGCCACATTCGTTCTCACACTGGAGAGCGTCCGTTCCAGTGCAGCTTGTGCAGCTATgccagcagggacacctacaAACTGAAGAGGCACATGAGGACCCACTCTG gagagaagccatATGAATGTTACATCTGCCATGCTCGCTTCACTCAGAGTGGTACCATGAAGATGCACATTTTGCAGAAGCACACGGAGAATGTGGCCAAATTTCACTGTCCTCACTGTGATACTGTTATAGCGAGAAAGAGTGACTTGG GTGTCCATTTGCGAAAGCAGCATTCCTACATTGAGCAGGGCAAGAAGTGTCGCTATTGTGACGCTGTGTTTCATGAACGGTATGCCCTCATACAGCATCAAAAGTCTCACAAGAATGAGAAGCGCTTCAAGTGTGACCAGTGCGATTATGCGTGCAGACAG GAGCGGCACATGGTCATGCATAAACGGACCCATACTGGAGAAAAGCCTTATGCCTGTAGCCATTGTGATAAAACCTTCCGTCAGAAACAGCTCCTCGATATGCACTTCAAACGGTATCACGATCCCAACTTTGTCCCTGCTGCCTTTGTCTGTTCCAAGTGCGGCAAGACATTCACTCGCAGG AACACGATGGCCAGACATGCTGATAACTGCTCTGGCCTAGATGGTGGTGGGGAAGGAGAGAATGGAGGAGAGACAAAGAAGGGCAAACGTGGCCGAAAGAGAAAGATGCGGTCTAAGAAAGAAGATTCCTCTGACAGTG AGGAAAATGCTGAACCAGATTTGGATGAtaatgaagatgaggaggagacaGCAGTAGAAATTGAGGCTGAACCAGAAGTCAAGGAAGAGACTCCTGCACCACCTCCCAGTAAGAAACGAAGAGGAAGACCACCAGGCAAAGCTGCCACCCAACCAAAACAATCCCAGC